A single Zootoca vivipara chromosome 1, rZooViv1.1, whole genome shotgun sequence DNA region contains:
- the LOC118081918 gene encoding olfactory receptor 4S2-like has protein sequence MANNVSEFIFLGLTANQDLQKACFALFLVLYAAILVGNVLIIATVKSSSRLNSPMYFFLSYLSFVDIGYSSATAPKLIADFLVEKKTISFAGCITQLFVFHFFGVTEIFLLTVMAYDRYIAICKPLHYTTIMSKSVCNWTMRALWLGAFAHSMVQTLLTLHLPFCGPNEIDHYFCDVHPLLKLACTDTYIVAYVVIVNSGMVSLVSFLLLTVSYIVILVTLRTRSSEGRLKALSTCASHITVVILFFVPCIFTYLRPSTTFSEDKGVAVFYTIITPMLNPLIYTLRNEEVKNAMRKLWSKKNVLWGDHFKSAK, from the coding sequence ATGGCGAACAATGTGTCTGAATTCATCTTCTTGGGACTCACCGCAAATCAGGACTTGCAAAAAGCCTGTTTTGCGCTCTTTCTGGTCCTCTACGCAGCAATATTAGTGGGGAATGTACTTATTATTGCCACCGTCAAGAGCAGCTCCCGTCTGAACTctcccatgtatttcttcctgaGTTACCTATCCTTTGTAGATATTGGCTACTCATCTGCTACTGCTCCCAAACTGATTGCAGACTTCCTTGTTGAGAAGAAAACCATCTCCTTTGCCGGCTGCATAACACAGCTCTTTGTGTTCCACTTCTTTGGTGTCACTGAAATCTTCCTCCTTACAGTGATGGCATACGACAGGTACATTGCAATTTGCAAACCCCTCCATTACACAACTATTATGAGCAAGAGCGTATGCAATTGGACGATGAGGGCATTATGGCTGGGAGCATTTGCACATTCGATGGTACAGACTCTCCTGACCTTACACCTCCCCTTCTGTGGGCCCAACGAAATTGACCATTATTTTTGCGACGTCCACCCTCTATTGAAATTGGCCTGTACCGATACTTATATTGTTGCGTACGTTGTCATTGTCAATAGTGGCATGGTTTCCCTAGTCAGTTTTCTTCTCCTGACTGTTTCATATATCGTTATCCTAGTCACTCTGAGAACTCGCTCTTCTGAAGGGCGCCTCAAAGCCCTCTCCACCTGCGCCTCTCACATCACGGTAGTGATTCTATTTTTTGTGCCCTGCATCTTCACCTACCTGAGGCCTTCCACCACATTCTCAGAGGACAAGGGCGTGGCTGTGTTCTACACCATTATCACCCCTATGCTCAATCCCTTAATTTATACACTGAGAAACGAAGAGGTGAAAAATGCCATGAGAAAATTATGGAGCAAGAAAAATGTACTTTGGGGTGATCACTTTAAAAGTGCGAAGTAA